In the Victivallis sp. Marseille-Q1083 genome, one interval contains:
- a CDS encoding glycosyltransferase family 4 protein has translation MRIALLKIKFHPERERGDYSGLFVDEMLQRGHQILIFAESFLADESHRCRWIKIPRSTGWARNNGFHRHVQRELEAVRRHEPVDVVYALNRTWPADVANVPLPLHAEYLRSLGGIFRRFSPRNLSISRLEKNVFRPGHLGYALVNSAYQQQNLMANYQFPVERVVILRNILNFEACYPATAAEKTGSRIAARLDRKFIIAFAASRFAPSGLDNAVNLLAALPDALRRETLLLVIGDDRREPFLAQAERCGVSDDIVWVGGSSAEELRDYLIAADLFLYPGNCGGCDDRFALQAMGCGLPLLCSSRNGVAELVQENRNGIVIDEPKDVERMARWLATFLQLPQTAREQYGAAAMETVKPFTRENHFNQLETLFRKIVESRTAGK, from the coding sequence ATGAGAATTGCCCTGTTGAAAATCAAATTTCACCCGGAACGGGAGCGCGGGGATTATTCCGGTCTCTTCGTCGACGAAATGCTGCAGCGCGGTCATCAGATCCTGATTTTCGCCGAAAGCTTTCTGGCCGACGAGAGCCATCGCTGCCGGTGGATCAAAATTCCGCGCAGTACCGGCTGGGCCAGGAACAACGGCTTTCACCGCCATGTTCAGCGTGAATTGGAGGCGGTGCGCCGGCATGAGCCGGTCGATGTGGTTTATGCGCTGAACCGTACCTGGCCGGCCGATGTCGCCAATGTGCCGCTGCCGCTGCATGCGGAGTATCTGCGGTCGCTCGGGGGTATTTTTCGGCGTTTTTCGCCCCGCAACCTGTCCATCTCGCGGCTGGAAAAAAACGTGTTCCGACCCGGGCATCTCGGTTATGCGCTGGTCAACTCCGCTTATCAGCAGCAGAACCTGATGGCAAACTATCAGTTCCCGGTCGAGCGCGTCGTCATCCTGCGCAATATCTTGAATTTTGAAGCCTGTTATCCGGCGACCGCGGCCGAAAAAACCGGTTCCCGTATCGCGGCCCGGCTTGACCGGAAATTCATCATCGCGTTTGCGGCGTCCCGTTTCGCTCCGAGCGGGCTGGACAATGCCGTCAATTTGCTGGCCGCGCTGCCGGACGCGCTGCGGCGGGAGACGTTGCTGCTGGTCATCGGCGACGACCGGCGGGAGCCGTTCCTGGCGCAGGCGGAACGCTGCGGCGTCAGTGACGATATCGTCTGGGTCGGCGGCAGCAGCGCTGAAGAATTGCGTGATTATTTGATCGCTGCGGATCTGTTTCTCTACCCGGGCAACTGCGGCGGCTGCGACGACCGCTTCGCGTTGCAGGCGATGGGGTGCGGTTTGCCGCTGTTGTGCAGCAGCCGCAACGGCGTGGCGGAACTGGTTCAGGAAAATCGCAACGGGATTGTCATCGACGAGCCGAAGGATGTCGAGCGGATGGCCCGCTGGCTGGCCACCTTCCTGCAATTGCCGCAAACGGCGCGGGAGCAGTACGGGGCCGCCGCGATGGAAACGGTCAAACCGTTCACCCGCGAAAATCATTTCAACCAGTTGGAAACGTTGTTCCGGAAAATTGTCGAATCCCGCACTGCCGGCAAATGA
- a CDS encoding polyphosphate kinase 2 family protein — MDFVKKFIVRPGSRIDLGQIDPDFTGDYHDKSEAEQELAKHIERLTELQYKLYAENRQSLLVILQAMDAGGKDGTINKVLAPMNPQGCRVQNFKTPTALEQAHDFLWRVHAVVPRHGEMVVFNRSHYEDVLIARVHNLVPPEEWRKRYALINQFEELLQQNRTRIVKFFLHISPEEQLKRFLARLNDPLKQWKISESDYQERRYWEDYQRAFEAVFERCSTETAPWYIIPANHKYFRNLAVAAILEHTLESMQFELPPTTVDLDKIRTLAETELAKYRDATGKRD, encoded by the coding sequence ATGGATTTTGTCAAGAAATTTATCGTCCGGCCCGGTTCCCGGATCGATCTCGGTCAGATCGATCCGGATTTCACTGGCGATTACCACGACAAAAGCGAAGCGGAGCAGGAGTTGGCGAAGCACATTGAACGCCTGACCGAGCTGCAGTACAAGCTGTATGCTGAAAACCGCCAGTCATTGCTGGTCATCCTGCAGGCGATGGATGCCGGCGGCAAAGACGGTACGATCAACAAGGTTCTGGCGCCGATGAATCCGCAGGGCTGCCGGGTCCAGAATTTCAAAACGCCGACCGCGCTGGAACAGGCGCACGATTTCCTCTGGCGCGTCCATGCCGTTGTGCCGCGGCATGGTGAAATGGTTGTCTTCAACCGTTCTCATTACGAGGATGTCCTGATCGCCAGAGTGCACAACCTGGTGCCGCCGGAAGAGTGGCGGAAACGCTACGCCTTAATCAATCAATTTGAAGAATTGCTGCAGCAAAACCGCACCAGAATCGTCAAATTCTTTCTGCACATCAGTCCGGAAGAGCAGTTGAAGCGCTTTCTGGCCAGACTGAACGATCCGTTGAAACAGTGGAAGATCAGCGAAAGCGATTACCAGGAACGCCGTTACTGGGAGGATTATCAGCGGGCTTTTGAGGCCGTTTTCGAACGATGCAGCACCGAAACGGCCCCCTGGTACATCATTCCGGCCAATCATAAATATTTTCGCAACCTGGCTGTGGCGGCAATCCTTGAGCATACCCTGGAATCGATGCAGTTCGAACTGCCGCCGACCACCGTCGATCTGGACAAAATCCGGACGCTGGCGGAAACGGAACTGGCGAAATATCGCGACGCGACCGGCAAGCGGGATTGA
- the xseB gene encoding exodeoxyribonuclease VII small subunit: MTEAMQEPVEDLKFEEAMDRLERLVQEMESGALPLEEMMARFEEGAKLSRLCRARLDALQKRIEILTSDDGQEGQWAVFEPDSSRGAANAPF, from the coding sequence ATGACGGAAGCGATGCAGGAACCGGTTGAAGATTTGAAATTTGAAGAAGCGATGGACCGCCTGGAGCGGCTGGTCCAGGAGATGGAATCAGGCGCCCTGCCATTGGAAGAGATGATGGCGCGCTTCGAAGAAGGCGCCAAATTAAGCCGGCTCTGCCGGGCCAGGCTGGATGCGCTGCAAAAGCGAATCGAGATACTGACTTCCGACGACGGCCAGGAGGGGCAATGGGCCGTTTTCGAGCCGGATTCCTCCCGCGGAGCGGCGAACGCGCCATTTTAA
- the lysS gene encoding lysine--tRNA ligase has translation MDDTQQANVPELINEADIFAQRTARAKELAAAGEKPFGQRFDHTELIENCRRSFNPEAAEPPVVTVAGRLMARRVMGKSIFADLKDSSGKMQLFVSRNDLGDEAFAAFKKLDIGDIIGIEGWMFLTRMGELTIHVQKCTLLSKSLRPLPEKFHGLTNVEQCYRQRYLDLITNDDSRLIFQQRFAILREIRKFMENKGFMEVETPMLQPLAGGANANPFKTHYEALNADMYMRIAPELYLKRLLVGGFEKVFELNRNFRNEGISRRHNPEFTMMEVYQAYGDCRTMMDLIEELITTVAMKVRGTLQIDHGNGKILNLERPWRRVTYRELVAERAGADWFELDHAGRVARGRELGVDVSLAMPDFEVTNEVYEKLIENTLIQPTFVMRMPAELVPLAKACEDDPTVVDVFELEINGIEVAPGYSELNDPIEQRRRFVEQFERTRQPGDRMSDKIDEDFLTALEHGMPPAGGMGVGIDRLVMMITGAESIRDVVLFPQMRLRK, from the coding sequence ATGGACGACACTCAGCAAGCCAATGTACCGGAATTGATCAATGAGGCGGATATTTTCGCCCAGCGGACCGCCCGCGCCAAAGAGCTGGCCGCCGCTGGCGAAAAGCCGTTCGGTCAGCGTTTTGACCATACCGAATTGATCGAAAATTGCCGCCGGTCATTCAACCCGGAAGCGGCAGAGCCGCCGGTCGTCACTGTCGCCGGTCGACTGATGGCGCGCCGGGTGATGGGCAAATCGATTTTTGCCGACCTCAAAGACAGTTCCGGCAAAATGCAGCTTTTCGTCAGCCGCAATGACCTCGGCGACGAAGCGTTCGCCGCCTTCAAGAAACTGGATATCGGCGATATCATCGGCATCGAAGGCTGGATGTTCCTGACCAGGATGGGGGAGTTGACCATCCATGTGCAGAAATGTACCTTGCTGTCCAAGTCGTTGCGGCCGCTGCCGGAAAAATTCCACGGCCTGACCAATGTCGAACAGTGTTACCGCCAGCGTTATCTGGATTTGATCACCAATGATGACAGCCGTCTGATTTTTCAGCAGCGTTTCGCCATTTTGCGGGAAATTCGCAAATTCATGGAAAACAAGGGGTTCATGGAGGTGGAAACGCCGATGCTGCAGCCGTTGGCCGGCGGCGCCAATGCCAATCCGTTCAAAACGCACTACGAGGCGTTGAATGCCGATATGTACATGCGCATCGCGCCGGAATTGTATTTGAAGCGGCTGCTGGTCGGCGGGTTCGAAAAGGTGTTCGAATTGAACCGCAATTTCCGGAACGAAGGAATTTCGCGCCGGCACAATCCGGAATTCACGATGATGGAGGTTTATCAGGCCTACGGTGACTGCCGGACGATGATGGATTTGATCGAAGAGCTGATTACCACGGTGGCGATGAAGGTGCGCGGCACCCTGCAGATCGACCACGGCAACGGCAAAATATTGAATCTGGAACGGCCGTGGCGGCGGGTCACCTATCGCGAACTGGTCGCCGAGCGGGCCGGGGCCGACTGGTTCGAACTGGATCACGCCGGCCGGGTGGCCCGCGGCCGGGAGCTTGGGGTCGACGTTTCACTGGCGATGCCGGATTTCGAAGTGACCAATGAAGTGTATGAAAAGTTGATCGAAAATACGTTGATCCAGCCGACCTTCGTCATGCGCATGCCGGCCGAGCTGGTGCCGCTGGCCAAAGCCTGCGAGGACGATCCGACCGTCGTCGATGTCTTCGAGCTGGAGATCAACGGCATCGAAGTGGCGCCGGGGTATTCGGAGCTCAACGATCCGATCGAGCAGCGCCGCCGTTTTGTCGAACAATTCGAACGGACCCGGCAGCCTGGCGACCGGATGTCCGATAAGATCGATGAAGATTTTCTGACCGCTTTGGAGCACGGCATGCCGCCGGCCGGCGGCATGGGTGTCGGCATCGACCGGCTGGTGATGATGATCACCGGCGCGGAATCGATCCGCGACGTGGTGCTGTTTCCGCAGATGCGGCTTCGTAAATAA
- a CDS encoding ATP-dependent RecD-like DNA helicase: MEESLFHSTDSLRGEVVRILYENPDNGYCVLRIADAQGNEQTVRGFGNGITTGQHIEAEGVWENHAEYGRQLRMESCRAVLPSTADGIRRYLASGAIPGVGETLAERIVEHFGDRTLDILDNYSNRLLEVPKLGRKKVAAIREAWLSQKARREADIYLQGLGISAAYCRKLFQRYGDKAPQVVRENPYQLAADVDGIGFLKADAIARELGIEGSAMIRRLAGVVYTLNSLTAAGHCCYPRDLFCREAAQLLTLETELVEAALEQAVKKRLVAEEQAMLYPPVLFHAEKELPQQLMRLLGAPRHHGMRLAAVPPRLGMQFSREQLLAVERVAHGAVSIITGGPGVGKTTVIGEIVRRSRQARLKMALAAPTGRAAKRMSEATGESARTLHRLLAFEPKSGTFQFNAEQPLPYDLVIVDEVSMLDLPLALALFRAIPSGSTLVLVGDADQLPSVGPGTVLASLLASRTVGVTHLAQIFRQRDGSRIIVNAHAVNQGHLPELPDRRGEIRDFYWIEQDDPERTIEVIDRLVVERIPKRFGLQPVADVQLLAPMNRGSCGTISLNLHLQNLLNGGEKPQFNYGERVFKVGDKVMQTSNNYDKNVFNGDFGRIQLINHHDRKFIVEFDGGVPVEYDYEEADALTLAYAVTVHKAQGSEFPAVIVPMLTQHYMMLQRNLLYTAMTRARKLLILIGSRKAVGMAVENARLEPRYTLLTERLCRAERELGL, from the coding sequence ATGGAGGAATCTTTGTTTCACTCCACCGATTCGTTGCGCGGAGAGGTGGTCCGGATCCTTTATGAGAATCCGGACAATGGTTACTGCGTACTGAGAATCGCCGACGCGCAGGGGAATGAACAGACGGTGCGGGGCTTTGGAAACGGCATCACCACCGGTCAGCATATCGAGGCCGAAGGCGTCTGGGAAAACCATGCCGAATACGGCCGGCAGTTGCGGATGGAATCCTGCCGGGCGGTATTGCCGTCGACGGCCGACGGCATTCGGCGTTATCTGGCCAGCGGCGCCATTCCCGGCGTCGGTGAAACGCTGGCGGAGCGTATCGTCGAACATTTCGGCGACCGGACGCTGGACATTCTCGACAATTATTCCAACCGCCTGCTGGAAGTTCCCAAACTGGGGCGCAAGAAGGTTGCCGCCATCCGGGAAGCCTGGTTGTCCCAGAAAGCCCGCCGCGAAGCGGACATCTATCTGCAGGGATTGGGGATTTCAGCGGCTTACTGCCGCAAACTGTTCCAGCGTTACGGCGACAAAGCGCCGCAGGTCGTCCGGGAAAATCCGTATCAGTTGGCCGCCGATGTCGACGGCATCGGCTTTCTCAAGGCGGATGCGATCGCCCGGGAGCTGGGCATCGAAGGCTCGGCGATGATTCGCCGGCTGGCCGGCGTCGTCTATACGCTCAACTCTTTGACGGCAGCGGGACACTGCTGTTATCCGCGGGATCTTTTTTGCCGGGAAGCGGCGCAGTTGCTGACGCTGGAAACGGAGCTGGTCGAAGCGGCTTTGGAGCAGGCGGTGAAGAAGCGCCTGGTCGCCGAAGAGCAGGCGATGCTTTATCCGCCGGTGTTGTTTCATGCCGAAAAAGAGCTGCCGCAGCAGTTGATGCGCCTGCTCGGTGCGCCACGCCACCACGGAATGCGCCTGGCGGCGGTTCCGCCGCGGCTGGGAATGCAGTTTTCCCGGGAACAACTGTTGGCGGTCGAACGGGTCGCGCACGGTGCGGTCAGCATCATCACCGGCGGTCCCGGCGTCGGCAAGACGACGGTCATCGGCGAGATTGTCCGCCGTTCCCGTCAGGCCAGATTGAAAATGGCCCTGGCGGCACCGACCGGCCGGGCGGCCAAACGGATGAGCGAAGCGACCGGAGAGTCGGCCAGGACGCTGCACCGGCTGCTGGCCTTCGAGCCGAAAAGCGGCACCTTTCAATTCAATGCCGAGCAGCCGCTGCCGTACGACCTGGTGATCGTCGATGAGGTTTCGATGCTGGATTTGCCGCTGGCGCTGGCATTGTTTCGGGCGATACCGTCCGGCAGCACGCTGGTGCTGGTCGGCGATGCGGATCAGCTGCCGTCGGTCGGGCCGGGAACGGTGCTGGCCAGCCTGTTGGCCTCCCGGACCGTCGGCGTTACCCACCTGGCGCAAATATTCCGGCAGCGCGACGGCAGCCGGATCATCGTCAACGCCCATGCGGTCAACCAGGGCCATTTGCCGGAACTGCCGGACCGCCGCGGCGAAATCCGCGACTTCTACTGGATTGAGCAGGATGATCCGGAGCGGACCATCGAAGTGATCGACCGGCTGGTGGTCGAGCGTATTCCGAAGCGTTTCGGGTTGCAGCCGGTTGCCGACGTTCAACTGCTGGCACCGATGAATCGCGGCAGTTGCGGCACGATCAGTTTGAATCTGCATCTGCAGAATCTGCTCAACGGCGGCGAAAAGCCGCAATTCAACTATGGCGAACGGGTGTTCAAAGTCGGCGACAAGGTCATGCAGACCAGCAACAACTATGATAAGAATGTTTTCAACGGCGATTTCGGCCGGATTCAACTGATCAATCATCACGACCGCAAATTCATCGTCGAATTCGACGGCGGCGTGCCGGTGGAGTATGATTACGAAGAAGCCGATGCTTTGACGCTGGCTTACGCAGTGACGGTGCACAAAGCGCAGGGCAGTGAATTTCCAGCGGTCATCGTGCCGATGCTGACGCAGCACTATATGATGTTGCAGCGCAACTTGCTGTATACGGCGATGACCCGGGCGCGCAAGCTGCTGATCCTGATCGGCAGCCGGAAAGCGGTCGGGATGGCGGTGGAAAATGCCCGTCTGGAGCCGCGTTACACATTGTTGACGGAGCGGTTGTGCCGGGCGGAACGGGAGCTGGGATTGTGA
- a CDS encoding GSCFA domain-containing protein, which yields MKRPSWQTPVGLPECPLPKLGPAPVIAGIGSCFAESMLHYFLQCGCRTVCNPGGIFYNPVSIAGWLERMAENRLFTAADFFHFDRLWQSNELHGSLSEPELPAALARCNAALTAFRQCLQNADLLVLTVSSAVVYVEKASNQVVANCHKRPGGDFERRLLSAAEVLAAMRRAMAAVRRWRAGVPVLWTVSPVRHYPGNLLLNSRSKAHLLTALGELLEETPSAGYFPAYEIVMDELRDYRFYEADMLHLAPAAVEYIRRRLVEWLFDEPGRNWLEQRDRARRAAGHRPLH from the coding sequence GTGAAGCGGCCGTCATGGCAGACTCCGGTGGGACTGCCGGAGTGTCCGCTCCCGAAATTGGGGCCTGCGCCGGTGATTGCCGGCATCGGCTCCTGTTTCGCCGAATCGATGCTGCATTACTTTCTGCAATGCGGCTGTCGCACAGTTTGCAATCCCGGCGGCATTTTCTACAATCCGGTATCGATCGCCGGCTGGCTGGAACGGATGGCGGAAAATCGGTTGTTTACGGCGGCGGACTTTTTTCATTTCGATCGCCTCTGGCAGTCCAATGAATTGCACGGCAGTTTGTCCGAACCGGAATTGCCGGCCGCATTGGCCCGGTGCAATGCGGCGCTGACGGCTTTCCGGCAATGTCTGCAGAATGCCGATTTGCTGGTTCTGACGGTGTCCAGCGCTGTGGTTTATGTGGAGAAAGCCAGCAATCAGGTGGTGGCCAATTGCCACAAACGGCCGGGAGGCGATTTCGAACGGCGGTTGTTGTCGGCGGCGGAGGTGCTGGCGGCGATGCGGCGGGCGATGGCCGCGGTACGCCGTTGGCGTGCCGGCGTGCCGGTACTCTGGACGGTGTCGCCGGTGCGGCATTATCCGGGAAATCTGCTGCTCAATTCCCGCAGCAAGGCCCATCTGCTGACGGCGCTCGGGGAGTTGCTGGAGGAGACGCCGTCGGCTGGTTATTTCCCGGCGTATGAAATCGTCATGGATGAATTGCGCGACTACCGCTTTTATGAGGCGGATATGTTGCATTTGGCTCCGGCTGCGGTAGAATATATCAGGAGGCGGCTGGTAGAGTGGCTGTTCGATGAGCCGGGCCGCAACTGGTTGGAGCAACGGGACCGGGCGCGGCGGGCGGCCGGTCATCGGCCGTTGCATTGA
- a CDS encoding HAMP domain-containing protein: MSRAATGWSNGTGRGGRPVIGRCIETVTGNGTEETVKRRSIQFKLFYLALLPGMAAVIGFLLLAVHSTQQIKNRLIGLEDQTVERAAEAAQQAFFDRIQHDLSEADFREELNDYLHDGRERRAFQEELQDELEERRRALGSQAGWVLLVSGGGTLLLLVFLALGGWRLARQLAEPVRQLSEQMRALGEGNFVRKVEIHSGDELETLGQAFNQMGEALASYVDRTVKVTAEQAAVNQELASARQIRQSLLPSAKEDVPAFLCLELGGGERSELGGFYDFCCCADGSWFFLVGHIDGAWSVATLQLALFLALATHAAGREPDIDCLIGRLAAMVDQESALQSMRLEYLTGRCRADGELEWRRAGIHCEVPAAGGTSDLRTCRYVSSATVSDRPSPDAFFAVRFREEG; this comes from the coding sequence ATGAGCCGGGCCGCAACTGGTTGGAGCAACGGGACCGGGCGCGGCGGGCGGCCGGTCATCGGCCGTTGCATTGAAACGGTGACGGGCAATGGAACAGAGGAAACGGTGAAACGGCGCAGCATTCAATTCAAATTGTTCTATCTGGCGCTGCTGCCGGGGATGGCGGCGGTAATCGGTTTTCTGTTGCTGGCCGTTCATTCGACGCAGCAGATTAAAAACCGCCTGATCGGTTTGGAGGATCAAACCGTCGAACGAGCGGCGGAAGCGGCGCAGCAGGCTTTTTTCGACCGGATTCAGCACGATCTTTCCGAAGCCGATTTCCGGGAGGAGCTGAACGACTACCTGCACGACGGCCGGGAACGCCGGGCCTTTCAGGAGGAGCTGCAGGATGAACTGGAGGAGCGGCGCCGGGCATTGGGCAGCCAGGCGGGGTGGGTTTTGCTGGTTTCCGGCGGCGGAACGCTGTTGCTGCTGGTTTTTCTGGCACTGGGCGGCTGGCGGCTGGCCAGGCAGTTGGCCGAACCGGTGCGGCAGCTCAGCGAACAGATGCGGGCGCTGGGGGAGGGCAATTTCGTCCGAAAAGTGGAGATCCACAGCGGGGATGAGCTCGAAACCCTGGGGCAGGCGTTCAACCAGATGGGCGAAGCGCTGGCCAGTTATGTGGACCGTACCGTCAAAGTTACCGCCGAACAGGCTGCCGTCAATCAGGAGTTGGCGTCGGCCCGGCAGATCCGACAATCGCTGCTGCCGTCGGCGAAGGAGGATGTGCCGGCCTTTCTCTGCCTGGAACTGGGCGGAGGCGAGCGGTCGGAGCTGGGCGGGTTCTATGATTTTTGCTGTTGCGCCGACGGCAGCTGGTTCTTCCTGGTCGGCCATATCGATGGCGCCTGGAGTGTCGCGACGCTGCAGTTGGCTTTATTCCTGGCCCTGGCAACCCATGCGGCGGGCCGGGAGCCCGACATCGATTGCCTGATCGGGCGGCTGGCGGCCATGGTCGACCAGGAGAGCGCGCTGCAGTCGATGCGGCTGGAATATCTGACCGGCCGTTGCCGGGCGGATGGTGAATTGGAATGGCGGCGGGCCGGCATTCACTGTGAAGTGCCGGCTGCCGGCGGGACTTCGGATCTGCGGACCTGCCGCTATGTCAGTTCGGCGACCGTCTCTGACCGGCCGTCGCCGGATGCTTTTTTCGCGGTGCGGTTCCGGGAGGAGGGGTGA
- a CDS encoding PP2C family protein-serine/threonine phosphatase: MRWSLKNRIALFFIAIPLVAFLLIGGVTFCHLRMMGRRLAEFNFWQERQELQSLIVRSLEQYLAGGVTRARQTLAAAIASHGGMPPNELLRQLRRDFPGLETIFVWQCAPGNSRLYLDRLGREPETRSLGRDADDTFAALSGENGLIRRKYAGEEFSLLCVPLKKEQLVAGAAFRTEGLEQALAAARQAAGTQLGEYEAELYAAVAAEELLLIAAGAGVAVVLGCWSYFMAGSLLRPLRKLERLATAWGSEPLSGPELADNGDEFGELTAAFEQLRRRLTDFLNRLQQEVTKHEALRYELTLGREIQQAMLPTAPLQLPAFQFETLLKPARETCGDFYYYRQFDEARCLLAIGDVSGKGFPAAVFMARLRTLLNHEVLDHQSPGAVLTALNNELARRNESCMFATMQCIWLDAAAGKMVIANGGHLPPVLRRDRECRQLTLRRNILIGVFEREETDFPDESFALEAGDELLFYTDGVTEAFDERRQLFGEERLLTILPAAPSGPAALCYTVLHEVMKYAGNVPQSDDITMLAFRFCPETR; this comes from the coding sequence ATGCGCTGGTCGTTGAAAAATCGGATTGCGCTTTTTTTCATCGCCATTCCGCTTGTCGCTTTTCTGCTGATCGGCGGAGTGACTTTTTGCCATTTGCGGATGATGGGAAGGCGGTTGGCGGAGTTCAATTTCTGGCAGGAGCGGCAGGAGTTGCAGTCGTTGATCGTCCGTTCGCTGGAACAATATCTCGCCGGCGGCGTGACGCGCGCCCGGCAGACGCTGGCGGCGGCCATCGCCAGCCACGGCGGCATGCCGCCGAACGAATTGCTGCGGCAACTGCGGCGCGATTTTCCCGGGCTGGAAACGATTTTTGTCTGGCAGTGCGCCCCGGGAAACAGCCGGCTGTATCTCGACCGGCTGGGCCGGGAGCCGGAAACAAGGTCGCTCGGCCGGGATGCGGATGACACGTTTGCCGCTCTGAGCGGCGAGAACGGTTTGATCCGGCGGAAATACGCCGGTGAGGAATTTTCCCTGCTTTGCGTACCGCTGAAAAAGGAACAATTGGTTGCCGGCGCCGCCTTCCGGACCGAAGGGTTGGAACAGGCGCTGGCCGCCGCCCGGCAGGCGGCCGGGACGCAGCTGGGCGAATATGAGGCGGAACTCTATGCCGCCGTGGCCGCTGAAGAGTTGTTGTTGATTGCCGCCGGGGCAGGCGTGGCGGTCGTTCTCGGCTGCTGGTCGTATTTTATGGCCGGCTCGCTGCTGCGGCCGCTGCGGAAGCTGGAACGGCTGGCCACCGCCTGGGGCAGTGAGCCGCTGTCCGGCCCCGAACTGGCGGACAACGGTGATGAGTTCGGCGAATTGACTGCGGCGTTTGAACAATTGCGCCGGCGACTGACCGATTTTCTGAACCGGTTGCAGCAGGAAGTGACGAAGCATGAAGCGCTGCGGTACGAGTTGACGCTGGGACGGGAAATCCAGCAGGCGATGCTGCCGACGGCGCCGCTGCAATTACCGGCCTTCCAATTCGAAACGCTGTTGAAGCCGGCCCGGGAGACCTGCGGCGACTTTTATTATTACCGTCAATTCGATGAGGCGCGCTGTCTGCTGGCGATCGGCGATGTTTCCGGCAAGGGCTTTCCGGCGGCGGTTTTCATGGCGCGGCTGCGGACTCTGCTCAATCACGAAGTGCTGGATCACCAATCGCCGGGGGCGGTGCTGACTGCCTTGAATAACGAACTGGCCCGGCGCAACGAAAGCTGCATGTTTGCGACGATGCAGTGCATCTGGCTGGATGCCGCCGCCGGAAAGATGGTGATTGCCAACGGCGGTCATTTGCCGCCGGTCTTGCGGCGCGACCGGGAATGCCGGCAGTTGACTTTGCGGCGGAATATTCTGATCGGCGTCTTCGAACGGGAAGAAACCGATTTCCCCGATGAAAGTTTTGCGCTGGAGGCGGGGGACGAACTGCTGTTCTATACCGATGGGGTCACCGAAGCGTTCGACGAACGGCGGCAGTTGTTCGGAGAAGAGCGGCTGTTGACGATATTGCCGGCGGCGCCGTCCGGTCCGGCGGCGCTGTGCTACACCGTACTGCATGAAGTGATGAAATATGCCGGCAACGTGCCGCAGTCGGACGATATCACGATGCTGGCCTTCCGCTTCTGTCCGGAGACGCGATGA